A single region of the Gopherus evgoodei ecotype Sinaloan lineage chromosome 3, rGopEvg1_v1.p, whole genome shotgun sequence genome encodes:
- the SLC2A12 gene encoding solute carrier family 2, facilitated glucose transporter member 12 isoform X3 — MLPVQNAEDLNQQCRKMRTGESDDNRGDSSSNANLHKLPSQTGCGTFTFLSSAIAAISGFLMGYELGLISGALLQLSSILALSCKQQEIVVSSLLIGALLASLTGGFLIDRFGRRIAIIIASCLLVLGSLILILSTSYGILIAGRIAIGISISLSSIATCVYIAEIAPQHRRGLLVSLNELMIVIGILFAYIANYVFASVSHGWKYMFGLVIPIGALQAIAMYFLPPSPRFLVMKGGDEAASKVLGRLRATSNIAEELTVIKSSLKDEHQYSFLDLFRSKDNMRARMLIGLTLVFFVQTTGQPNILFYASTVLKSVGFQSNEAASLASTGVGVVKVVSTIPATVFVDQVGSKTFLCVGSSIMAVSLVTMGLVNLNIHVNFTNICRNQFLEDSIFRGPGNVSASNESLKEQFASMSSQGRTSPTTLRRSEIAKAEEQNSTALVGERTSAASQTASHIVIDTVEVPVALKWLSLASLLVYVAAFSIGLGPKPNFDQILNGDIASPSRHRKIW, encoded by the exons ATGCTACCTGTGCAGAATGCGGAGGACCTCAACCAACAGTGCAGGAAAATGAGAACAGGGGAGAGTGATGATAACAGAGGCGACAGCAGCAGCAACGCCAACCTACACAAGCTTCCGTCTCAGACAG GATGCGGAACGTTTacttttctgtcatctgccattgCTGCCATCAGTGGATTCCTAATGGGTTATGAACTAGGACTCATCTCTGGGGCTCTTCTTCAGCTAAGCAGTATACTAGCGCTTTCTTGCAAACAACAGGAAATAGTGGTAAGCTCCCTCCTCATTGGGGCCTTACTAGCCTCACTTACTGGTGGATTTCTAATAGACCGATTTGGAAGGAGAATTGCGATTATTATAGCATCTTGTTTACTTGTACTGGGAAGCCTGATCTTGATACTCAGTACATCATATGGCATACTTATTGCAGGACGGATTGCTATTGGTATTTCAATATCATTATCCTCAATTGCAACATGCGTATATATCGCTGAGATAGCCCCACAGCATAGAAGAGGCCTGCTTGTATCATTGAATGAACTTATGATTGTGATTGGCATTCTTTTTGCCTACATTGCAAATTATGTATTCGCCAGTGTTTCCCATGGCTGGAAGTATATGTTTGGCCTTGTGATACCAATAGGTGCCTTGCAAGCTATTGCCATGTATTTCCTTCCACCAAGTCCTCGGTTTCTTGTTATGAAAGGTGGTGATGAAGCTGCTAGCAAGGTACTGGGAAGGCTAAGGGCAACTTCAAATATTGCTGAAGAACTCACTGTGATCAAGTCTTCTTTGAAAGATGAACATCAGTACAGTTTCTTGGACCTGTTTCGTTCAAAAGACAACATGAGAGCCCGAATGCTAATAGGCCTCACTCTAGTGTTTTTTGTGCAAACAACAGGGCAgcctaacattttattttatgcatCCACTGTTTTGAAGTCAGTTGGGTTCCAGAGCAATGAAGCAGCTAGCTTGGCCTCGACTGGAGTTGGAGTGGTTAAAGTGGTTAGTACAATCCCAGCCACTGTTTTTGTGGATCAAGTTGGAAGCAAAACCTTTCTATGTGTTGGTTCTTCTATTATGGCAGTGTCACTGGTCACCATGGGATTGGTGAATCTTAATATACACGTGAATTTCACTAATATCTGTAGAAACCAGTTCCTGGAAGATTCCATTTTTCGTGGTCCAGGAAATGTGAGTGCCAGCAATGAGAGTCTCAAGGAGCAGTTTGCTAGTATGTCTTCCCAGGGCAGAACATCGCCAACCACGCTAAGAAGATCTGAAATTGCTAAGGCAGAGGAGCAGAACAGCACAGCCTTGGTAGGAGAAAGGACCTCTGCAGCAAGCCAAACAGCATCCCACATAGTAATAGACACTGTGGAAGTTCCAGTTGCTCTGAAATGGCTGTCTTTAGCCAGCTTGCTTGTTTATGTTGCTGCTTTTTCCATAGGTCTTGGACCAA